From Desulfurispira natronophila, a single genomic window includes:
- the recG gene encoding ATP-dependent DNA helicase RecG: protein MKKVGPKRAALLQRLGLMEAEDLLWHLPRAYQAIRQDISIAAEGETVVVCGSIAAVRINNYRPPYRATLLIPHGTIELVWFSGSRAYLAENFAVGAEMCLQGVLRSYRGNLTITHPKILKEAPPEGVLPLYPLTEGITQDTMREIFIANRNTLLDKCQELLPSHIVKRYRLPGLRESLEALHFPNSQDEKTLQSQRSRYHKRLIFQEIVLFELGRKLVNTAQRLRSGKAIATQLTKIVPDIEQKLGFPLTGGQLKVLEEIERDLQSSLPMNRLLQGDVGSGKTAVALTAMASVVQQGLQCVLMAPTEVLANQHFRLFATVLDEFCQVGLLTGSMRKKEREQAYRAITDGSWKIVIGTHALFTDGVDFSSLGLCVIDEQHRFGVEQRAALGRRNPGVNQLYMSATPIPRTLALTVFGEMPISSLQTVPFGRKPVMTRYYQGKAQYKRILQEIQQQLEEGGSIYIVAPLIEESESLDLADATRIQLELQKPFGTFGVELLHGKISSEARNSIMDRFTSGQSRVLVATTVIEVGVDNPNANYLVIYHPERFGLSQLHQLRGRVGRGYEQGHCVLYSPKGCGSEARERIAVLLESQDGFHIAQQDLQLRGPGQLLGVRQWGMPEFTVADPVRDTKAWEFARLEVAEIINSDPALTAPENRQLRDYFTRKQILTIVH from the coding sequence TTGAAAAAAGTCGGACCCAAACGGGCTGCCCTTTTGCAGAGGCTTGGGTTAATGGAAGCAGAGGACTTGCTGTGGCACTTGCCCCGTGCCTATCAAGCTATTCGTCAAGATATCTCCATAGCTGCAGAAGGAGAAACTGTAGTGGTCTGTGGCAGCATCGCTGCCGTTCGCATTAACAACTATCGCCCTCCCTATCGAGCTACGTTACTAATACCACATGGTACGATAGAGCTGGTCTGGTTTTCAGGCTCCAGGGCTTACCTGGCAGAAAATTTTGCCGTAGGCGCTGAGATGTGCCTGCAGGGCGTACTACGCTCATACCGGGGAAACCTAACCATCACCCATCCTAAAATTCTCAAGGAGGCCCCACCGGAAGGTGTGCTGCCGCTTTACCCCCTGACGGAGGGTATTACTCAAGACACTATGCGGGAAATTTTTATTGCCAATCGCAATACTCTTCTCGATAAGTGCCAGGAGTTACTGCCTTCCCACATTGTAAAGCGCTACCGTCTTCCTGGGCTGCGAGAAAGCCTGGAAGCCTTGCACTTCCCCAACAGCCAGGATGAGAAGACTCTGCAAAGCCAGCGCAGTCGCTATCACAAGCGACTTATTTTTCAAGAGATTGTGCTGTTTGAACTGGGAAGAAAACTCGTAAACACTGCCCAGCGACTTCGCAGCGGAAAGGCTATAGCCACTCAGCTAACGAAGATTGTTCCAGATATCGAGCAAAAGCTTGGATTTCCGCTGACTGGTGGACAATTGAAAGTACTGGAAGAGATAGAGAGGGACCTACAAAGCTCATTACCTATGAATCGCTTGCTGCAGGGAGATGTGGGGTCGGGCAAGACTGCTGTAGCTCTCACCGCTATGGCGAGTGTGGTGCAACAGGGGCTACAGTGTGTACTCATGGCTCCTACAGAGGTGCTGGCCAATCAGCACTTTCGTCTTTTTGCAACTGTACTGGATGAGTTTTGCCAGGTGGGACTCCTCACTGGATCAATGCGGAAAAAAGAACGTGAGCAGGCCTACAGGGCTATTACAGATGGCAGTTGGAAAATAGTCATCGGTACACACGCCCTTTTTACCGATGGGGTTGACTTCTCTTCCCTGGGACTCTGTGTCATCGACGAGCAGCATCGCTTTGGTGTTGAGCAACGAGCTGCCCTGGGACGACGCAATCCCGGCGTCAATCAACTTTACATGAGTGCCACCCCTATTCCCCGCACTTTGGCTCTTACAGTATTCGGGGAGATGCCTATCTCTTCTTTGCAAACCGTCCCCTTTGGACGCAAGCCGGTGATGACTCGTTACTACCAGGGCAAAGCTCAGTACAAAAGGATCTTACAGGAAATTCAGCAGCAGCTGGAGGAAGGGGGCAGCATTTATATTGTGGCCCCCCTCATAGAGGAGAGCGAAAGCTTGGACCTAGCGGATGCAACGCGCATTCAGCTTGAGCTTCAAAAACCATTTGGCACCTTTGGAGTCGAACTTTTGCATGGCAAGATCTCCAGTGAAGCTCGTAACTCGATTATGGATCGTTTTACCAGCGGCCAGTCCCGAGTTCTGGTGGCTACAACTGTTATCGAAGTTGGTGTTGACAACCCCAATGCCAACTATCTGGTTATCTACCATCCGGAACGCTTTGGGCTGAGCCAGCTGCACCAGCTGCGAGGGAGAGTCGGTCGTGGCTATGAGCAAGGACATTGCGTGCTCTATTCTCCCAAGGGATGTGGCTCTGAGGCTCGGGAGCGCATTGCTGTACTGCTGGAGTCGCAAGACGGCTTTCATATTGCTCAGCAAGACCTGCAGCTGCGCGGTCCTGGGCAACTATTGGGAGTGCGCCAGTGGGGGATGCCAGAGTTCACGGTGGCTGATCCAGTAAGGGACACCAAGGCCTGGGAGTTTGCACGGCTAGAGGTTGCTGAAATTATCAACAGTGATCCAGCGCTTACCGCACCCGAAAATCGTCAATTGCGGGACTATTTCACCCGTAAGCAGATTCTGACAATCGTGCACTAA